The Triticum urartu cultivar G1812 chromosome 6, Tu2.1, whole genome shotgun sequence genome includes the window CGAACCCCACAACCACCACCCCCTCAGAAACAAAATGAATAATGATAAAACTTGCACACAATATGTACAGAAATTATGTTTTTTTATAATATGCAAGAATAAACATATGTGAGTGGAACTTTTAAAAAAAGACGTTTTCTCAGAAGAAATGAATTAGTGGAGTTGACAATGCCCTTaaagaagaaagagaaaaatAGAAACAAAAAAATTAATAATAATGAAGTTTTCTATGCTAAAATGAATCACTGGCATTTAATATTACCCTTCAGGAAgaaagaaaataagaaaaatcTGAACGTTGACAGtaccctttaagaagaaagaCAATAAAAAACAAGTAATGGCAATATTTGCACACAATTTACACAAAAATTGCACTTTGTTATAATATGCAAAAAATAAATGTATTATTGTTAAAGAAATAAAATGAAATTCAATTAAAATTAAAATGAAAACAAAATTATAAAATTTTCTAGGCAAGAATAAAACCatttaagaagaaagaaaataaatcaAACACAAAATAATGAAATTTTTTAGGGAAGATTGAAAcctttaagaagaaagaaaataaaaaaaagaacAACAAAATGAAATAATGATGTTTTCTAGGGCAGAATGAAACCCTTTaagaagaaataaaataaaaaacaaaaacaaaataatGAAGTTTTCTATGGAAGAATGAAACCCTTTAAGAAAACAAAATACTAAAGCTAAAACTAAAACAAAACAATAAAGTTTTCTATGTAAGAATGAATccctttaagaagaaagaaaatacaaaaaaaatgaAATAATGAATAGGGGAAAATGAAACCCCTTaagaagaaagaaaattaaaaaataacTTGCACACAAGTATGCCTTGAAATTGCACTTCTGTAATATGCCAGAAATAAGCATATACGGTGCAATTTTTGCTCTCACTATAATATACACACATGGTGTATCATACTTGCGTGTATACTTACTTACAAACACAAAAATAAAAGTAATATTTTCTAAGAAGAAATGAAGTATAGTGAGATTGGTACCACCCTTTAAGAAGAAAGGAATTCAAAAATAATAATGATGCAATTTGCACACAAATTACTCATAAATTACAGTTTTTTAGTTATCTAAGAATAAACATATAATACTGAATTTTACATAAAAACAAAGTTTTTAAACAAGGAACGAATAAGTGGCATTGGTATTGTTCTTGAAAACATGAAATGAATTAAAAACTAAACATGGTAAAACAAATAAAGTTTTCTAAGAGGGAATAAATTAGCGACATTGGTATTACTcttaagaagaaagaaaataaagaaaaaacTTGCACACAACTTTGCAGTGAAATTGCACTTTTTGTAATATGCAATGAATACACATATAATAATGCAACTTTAGCAGTCTAGTATAATTTACACTCATATTGTATAGTTCTTTCGTGCATACATACATACAATAATAGAAAAATGTATTTAATTAGGAAAAAAATAGCACACAACAATTAGCATTGGTATTACCCTTAAAGAATaaaggaaataaaaaataaaaaatcaaaaaattagCATAAAATGCACTTTTTATAATATGTAGAATAAATATATAAGAGTGGAGTTTCTGTGCTGTAATTTAATTTGTACATGTAGTACTTGCATGTATACATTCTCACGCACTCAACATCCGAAAATACACGTAAAGAAAAAAAACTCAACTGAAAAATAAAAAATCTGcacatgcaaaaaacaaaatcAAACACATGGAAAAACAGCATGCACGCATGAAATTCAGCCCAAGAACGAAATCGACTGACCAAAATAGGTGTCAATCAAATCCAAACAGCCCAATACCCCCAGCAAAACAtgacagaaaaaagaaaaagtaCACAAATCTTAAAGCACAATCCAAGGGCCAGAAAGTTGATTGACCACAAGACAAAAATTTACCTGACTGAAATCTAGCTAAATTGCAAATGTTTGAATGCAAGTTTGCCATGCATGAAACACAATTTAGTCaaagaaaaacaagaaaaactTAACAAGTAGGAGTATGTTTGTACAATTGACATGGTACgaagaaaaataaaaattaaagGCCATGCTACCTacatttttaaaaaaaaaaaacAAGCTAAGGAATTTTGTTATCCAGACAATCATGGTAACCTTTTTGGATTGGTGATGGGCGCATGGCAAAAGCAAGGGATTTTTGGTATTTGAAAAAAAAGTCAAATGTTGTTATATAAAAGAACACGgtacattttataaaaatgtaaGTTTTGTCGTGATACATGTAGTGAATTTGCCATGGTACATTAAAAAGGAAGTTTGCCAATGTCCAATTTTTTTCCATGGTCCTGGAAAAAAACAAGTTTGTCATGGTTTGTTCGTGAATTAAAAATTCCCAGGGTCCATAAAAGTGTATCTGCCATGGCTCAATAACTATGATTAACATGCTCCATAAACTAATTTGTCATGGGTTCATAGAAAACAAAATTTGCCATGTTGCAAAAAATGAAGTCGCCACGTTATAATTAATAAAATTACCATAGTATAAATAATAAAATTACCATGGTATAAATAATAAAAATTGCCATGATACCCGCAAACAAAATATCATGGTCTAAAAAAAATTGCCATGCCTAATTAATGTATTTTTCCCATGGTCCTAAACTCTTAATAGTGAAATTGTCATTCTGCCTACAAAAACTACATTTGCTATGGTGCACAAAGTAAAAAAGATTGACATGATCCATATACAAATTGAATTTGTCATGATAAAAAGACTAATTTTTTCATGGTCCATATGAAACAAAATTTTCAAACATGCTTGTTACACTAACAAAAATATCTGcagaaaaaaaaatcagaacTTTTAAAGTTTATTTACCATTTATTTTTAAATTTACTGATCATTCGGAGAGCATATGCACCCAGAGCCGAAATAGCCACCccgttgtgttcaatctttgtcaAGCATTGTAACCAAAATGAGTGAATTTACACTCTAAAATATAtttatatacatccatatgttgtagttcatttgaaatgtctaaaaagacttatatttagaaacggagggagtatgtttgTACAATTAACATGGTacgaagaaaaataaaaaataaatgcCATGCTACCTACAAATAAAATTAAAAATAACAAGTTAACGAATTTCGTTATCCAAACATTCATGGCAACTTTTTTGGATTGGTGATGGGTGCATGGCAAAAGCGAGggatttttggtattttaaaaaatGACAAATTTTGTTATATAAAAGAACACGGAACATTTTAGAAAAATATAAGTTTTGCCATGATACATTAAAAAAGAAGTTTGCCAATGTTCAATTTTTTTCATGGTCGTGGAAAAAAGAAGCGCCACCATGTGATATTGTAGCACCAATATAGTATATGCGATCGCCGACACAGAAATTTCTCCACATAAATATATTTTGGTTAGCGGGTAGCACGGAATGACACCACATAAATATATTTCTTCTTTGAGTAAAATACCGGCAATTTGCCTTGCAAAGCTTGAACAATTTTGAGAAAGAGGGATCGGCGCATTCGGTACCTTCTCCGGAAGAGGTGCGGTGGATACGTTGGATTCTCTGCGAAGTAGTCTTGCATCAACATCTCGTTTCCAAGATGACGATTCCGGGGAATGCAAAGACGCTCGACGGTCGATCCTCTCCTCCTCTTTCGGTTCTCGTCTTCGTGCTCCTTCGCGGCAAGTGCCATGACCAATGTTTGCTGCCGAAAGTTCCCAAGCATGGTCTCAACATCCGAGTTGTCCGAATCGGACGAATTGGAGAGCAAGAATTTCTCGCACGGGCTCAATTCCATCTACATGCGCACCGGCGCGTCAAATTAACTAAACCTAGATTGCAAAAATCACAACAAAACGCACTAACCGGTGGCGGACGCGGCGGGTGATCTCGGGAGGCGACGAGGAGGCGGGCACGACGGTGGTCGATCCCCGGCTGCGGCAGCGACGAGGGCGGCTCTTCTCGCCGGATCCGCGGGAGAGGGGGTGGGGGGCAGCGTCTCGGGGCGGGAGGGTGTGGGCGGCCCCGTGGACCGATTCTGCCTGCAGATTTTGCCGAAAATCGCCGGCGGGGGGCGGGCGGAAGCAAGGGCGGTCGGCGGCGGAAGGAGGGAGAAAACGCGCGGGCTGAAATGTCCCTCCCGCCAACTGCTTCTCTGTGATGCAGGGCACCGCCGCCGCGAAGGAAAAAACCCGCGTATTCCTGGATTGGGGTCAGGATTTTGCCGCGCCCCTCAAATTTTTTTGCGGACCGGAGCAAGATGCGGGGTCTGATCCGGCAGGTTTTTCTGCCCCTACCCGCATTTTGACGATTATTTTGCAGGTCAGGAAATGCAGGGtgtgctagagttgctctaaagcACATACTTCTACTTCTACAGAGAGCATATGCTCCAGCCAAAATAGCCACAccgttgtgttcaatctttgtcaAGCATAGTAACCAAATGGTCCCCGATAATTGCAGTTGCTTTGCCAGGTTCCATCTCATTTGTCCTGTCTCCCTAGATTCCGAGTGTCTCGCTACTCCTTCCCATATATGCACGCACCTCGCGCGTGGTCACCGTGCGAAGTGCCGCTGCCAGAGTGCCGGCTACCAACCCCGTTGGCCCCGGCCGGAAGTGGAACCTAGGATACCGCGGCAGCCATCGATTTCATGGCGCCGGGAGAAGCAAACACGGCCACCACCGGcggcccgcgccgccgccgcgtgCTGGTCTTCCCTATCCCGTACCAGGGCCACATCAACCCCATGTTCCAGCTCGCCGGCCTCCTCCACGAGCGCGGCTTTGCCGTCACCGTCTTCCACACCCACTTCAACGCCCCCGACCCGTCCCGCCACCCGACCTACGACTTCGTGCCCGTCCTCGACGGCTTGCCGGCGGGCAGCCCCGGCACGGTGGCGGCGACCGTCGAGCACATCTTCGCCATCAACAGCTCCTGCGAGGCGCCGTTCCGGGAGCGCCTGGCCGCCCTGCTGGAGGCTCCTGGCGGCAGGGACGAGGTCGCGTGCCTGGTCGCCGACGCGCACCTGCTGACCCTCATGGACGTGGCGCGGCAGCAGGGCGTGCCGGCGCTGGCGCTGCGCACCGGCAGCGCCGCCTGCTTCCGCAACTTCATGGCCACCCCGATGCTCTGCGACAAGGGCTACCTCCCGGCGAGCGCGGAGTCGCAGCTGGACGCGCTGGTGAGGGAGCTGCCGCCGTACCGCGTCCGGGACCTGATGGCCGTCACCGGCAGCCGCCACGAGCACGATCTGGTGTGCAAGCTGCTGGCCCGCGCCGTCGAGGCGGTGAGGACCTCGGCGGGGTTCATCCTCAACACCTTCGACGCGCTGGAGGCCGCCGACCTGGCGGCGACCCGGCGAGACCTCGCCGGCGTGCCGGTGTTCGACGTCGGCCCGCTCCACAAGCTCTCCCCGGCGTCGTCCAGCAGCCTCCTGCAGCAGGACCGCTCCTGCCTCGACTGGCTGGACGCGCAGGCCCCGGCGTCCGTGCTGTACATCAGCTTCGGCAGCCTGGCGAGCATGAGCGGCGAGGACCTGGCCGAGGCGGCGTGGGGCGTGGCCAACAGCGGCCAGCCGTTCCTGTGGGCGCTCCGGCCGGGGCTCGCCCGCGGGGCCGCCCTGCCCGACGGGTTCGCGGCGGCGACCGAAGGCCGTGGACTGGTGGTGGGCTGGGCGCCGCAGGAGGAGGTGCTGGCGCACGCGGGCGTGGGCGGGTTCTGGACGCACGGCGGGTGGAACTCGGCGCTGGAGGGCGCGTGCGGGGGCGTGCCCATGCTCTGCCGGCCCTGCTTCGGGGACCAGATGGGCAACGCGAGGTACGTGGAGCACGTGTGGCGCGCGGGCATCGCGCTGGACTGTGGCGGCGTGCTCGAGCGGGGCGCCGTGGAGGCGGCCGTCCGGCGGCTCATGCGGAGCGAGGAGGGGGATGAGATGAGGGGGCGAGCCCGGGAGCTCCGGAGCAGAGCGGCGGAGGCCATCGCCGAGGGTGGGTCGTCTCGCCGCAGCGTCGACAAGCTGGTGAACCACATCCTGTCGCTCTAGTAGAACTGTAGAAATGAGTTCAGAGTACTACCACGACTGCTTGTTTGTCTTGTATCCCCATCTGCAGTCCATGACTGACGGAAAACCGGGGATTCAGTGATTCAGTCACGAGCTGCAGCACTTAAAACTCAGAATCCTGTCGTGATCTCACCTACTGCAACATATAAGAAACTTATATATGCAACTTGGTGGTTCGTTGCAGGACAAACATTTCATTTTTCCATGATTACAaatacatactccctccgttccaaaatagatgacccaactttgtattaactttgtactaaagtcgagtcatctattttggaacggatggaGTAACAATTAGTGCTGATCCACAGGATTCAATGGTGAATTCTGATTTCCCCACAAACTGAACCAAAGAAAAAGAATAGAATAATTCACTGGTGCAGGCGAAGCAGCAAACCTTCGTAGAAAAGGGAGAGGGTATACCTAGAAATGATGAAATCAACCAGCACTGCCTTGCTAATTGAATAAAGGAAGATGCCGACTACTTTCTGAACAGAACAATGAGAGTCCCGAACAATGGGAGAATGGAGCTTCCCGTCTATGAACTAATCGCTAGACTATATCGTATCGAGCTCAAAGGTTTGTGCAACTTATCTATCAAGCCACACTTCTTTACTTCGAGATAGCGCATTCcaaggcctcttttggttcataggataggattatcgcaggaataggaattttataggaaatGAGATGGCATGTATGTCAAATCCTATGAGTACGAATAGGAaacgagatgtcatttggttgacatcaaaggaatttttccattgagtctaggttttttttaattttcctatgaaatgtggaggataggaaccaatcctatgtaggaataggaatctattcctatgaaccaaagggctctaaaggaaaaaaatcctataagaatccTATCATATGAAATTCCTGCAAACCAAAGGAGGCTTTAAGCGAACTCAACATATGGTTAGATTTCTTGTGGTGAAACTAGCCCATTAGGTTTAAGTTCTACACTTGGCATTGGTGCTTGCATTTTTCCGGGTTTATTGCAGACTACGAGACGTCTACTAAATTTTGACTAAATATTTAATTGACAAAAtattagtgcatgtcaacaaaaattatatcgttggattcgtatttgaacatagttttcaatgatttAGTTTTCGTGACATGCATAAatattttgttagttaaatttatggttaaaatttgacacagattatAATGAGGACCAATAAATAAGGACGGAGATAGTATGTGTGTACGTTCATAAGGGTGTATGTGTGCATGTAGTGGACATACTGTGTTCAAAAAAGTTGAGTAGTGCATCATATGTGTTAATCTACAATTCTTCTTGTCATGGAAAATTGGGATAACAAAAATCCTCTCCTCGGCTTCCATCAAATTTCGTTAGTCCTTTAGGGCATCCCCGCTCCATCCCTCATATCTTAATTCCCCCATCATATCCTTCATCttttaattttctatttttttcaaGAATTAAATTTTTGTTTGTCTACTCCGTCCTTTAGAacttttttttttcaaattcatcgAAACGTGTGCGCAAACCCAAACAAATGCACCACAACAACACCACATCATAATTCAACTATGAACATTGATAAACTTCATCCAATCCAACAAACAACTAAACCATGGGTTCTTCATTTGACCGGCCCCGACCATAGCATCAAGAGATATGTTCATCCATGCGTCGCACAAAGCAAATTCTTCTTCCGGCTGGTAGTTGCACGACCATTGAGCCcttttttttctttcattttttggGTCTACGGCTCCTCGTCCTCTCGACCTCTCCAACTTCATCCTCCACCACTACCTCGGCATTCCTTCTCATTTCTTGGCTATAGGGTATGGACGTGGCAATGCCGTCAAGGCCGAGGGTGTGGCTTGCGTCCAATTGCGACATCAACTGGCGAACCTCATCTGGTTTCATTCCTTCCatacaaaagaaaaataaaagccCACCAAGTTAAACATCACATCATTCATCATGCAATTGAGGAAAGTAAAAGCCTACCAAAATGAAAGCgttcaattttttttgaaaaaaagtcTCGAAAGAATTCCTTGTTTAA containing:
- the LOC125516317 gene encoding DIMBOA UDP-glucosyltransferase BX8-like, which gives rise to MAPGEANTATTGGPRRRRVLVFPIPYQGHINPMFQLAGLLHERGFAVTVFHTHFNAPDPSRHPTYDFVPVLDGLPAGSPGTVAATVEHIFAINSSCEAPFRERLAALLEAPGGRDEVACLVADAHLLTLMDVARQQGVPALALRTGSAACFRNFMATPMLCDKGYLPASAESQLDALVRELPPYRVRDLMAVTGSRHEHDLVCKLLARAVEAVRTSAGFILNTFDALEAADLAATRRDLAGVPVFDVGPLHKLSPASSSSLLQQDRSCLDWLDAQAPASVLYISFGSLASMSGEDLAEAAWGVANSGQPFLWALRPGLARGAALPDGFAAATEGRGLVVGWAPQEEVLAHAGVGGFWTHGGWNSALEGACGGVPMLCRPCFGDQMGNARYVEHVWRAGIALDCGGVLERGAVEAAVRRLMRSEEGDEMRGRARELRSRAAEAIAEGGSSRRSVDKLVNHILSL